DNA from Thermococcus bergensis:
AAAAAGGCAGTTGAGTTTAATAAAAAATTTTCGACTTTACTAGATTATCATGACTTTTGGCATGCAGGGCTTCAAGATATATGTCCCTCAGAGCTATTTGGTGGATTAACAAATGTGCTCACGAAAACCGAGAAGCTGAGACTAAGTAAGTTTTCAAAAAGCATGCTAGAAGCATATTGGGATTCAGTATTGTTTAATGTTTACAAAAGTTACAAAGAAAACACCTTACAAAAGGTTTATAGTAACTTGGAATACTTCTTTGAGACATTATACAAACAACCAAGAGTTCAATGAACAATAAAAGGTGCTTAATATATGTCAGTAAATATAAGAGATGTCCTTGAGGAATCTATAAAAGTCTCAAAAAATCTAAAAGGAGACATAGTCATAACAATAATTCTTTTCCTTATTCTTTCTATTTTCGGATACGCCCAAGCAATGCTCATGAAGAATTTTATAGATTCTCTTGTATCATTACAGGAATTTTCAACAATCTCAAAAATTGGATTAGCTCTGCTGGTTCTCACATTTTTAAGCTACTTAGGAAGTTTTTATGGGGAGTTCATGCTCCAGAGATTGGGAATCAAAGCTTTAAAAATATTTTCTCAAGATTTGGTTTTCTCTATTCATAGGGCAAAACTAGGAAAAATAAGCAGTGGAGATGTAATAGCGAGATTCGTTTCGGACTTACCAGAGCTCAGTCTGGGATTAGCAGGTTTAATCCCTGGATTAAGTGTTCAGTTGATTAATATTGCAGTAGCAACGTTTACCCTATATTCATTATCTCCAACAATGCTTCTTGTAGCTGTCTTAATAATCCCAATAAACTATGCTATCTATAAGAAAGCATCAGGAAAATCCATTGAGTATTCAAAACGAGAAAGAGAATCATTGTCAAAAGTAGTTGCTGTTACCAAAACAAGCATTGATAATCTTTTCTTTATTAAACGTTTGGATAAGTACGAATATTTTGAAGAGAGATTCTCCATGAGTCTTTCAGAGTGGTTAAAGAATATGACAAGATTCCTGCGGGTAAGGATATTCTTCCAGAAATCGTACTATTACACAAGCAGTATAGCTCGACTGATAATGTTGCTTGTTGGTGGTTGGCTGGCAACAAAAGGACTCGCCTCAGTGGGAGCAATCGTAGCTTTCACGAACTATTTACCGCAATTCTATGAACCTCTTACTAATCTGGCTAATTCATTCACATATCTCAATGCACTTATCCCTTACGTAGAGCGCTATAAGGAGATAGTAAACATTGAAAAAGAAGACCTTGATAAGGGGCATGAGTTAAAATCGGTCAAAAGCATTGAATGTAAAAATGTAAGTGTTGGCATTTTAAGTAATGTGACTCTAGAACTCAAAAAGAACGAAACAATTGGAATCGTTGGACCCATAGGTTCTGGAAAAACAACCCTGGCATTAACTTTAATCAGGTTACGTGAGCCAGAGACTGGCCACATTTTAATAAATGGGAAAGATTACCGGGTTTATAGTCTTAGGTCTTTAAGAAAGAGGATATATTACCTACCATCTAAAGACTGGATTTTTGATGGAACTTTAAAGGAGAATTTGATGCTTGACGAAGTGTATCAAGAGGACGAAGTTATTCATGTTCTCAAGATTGTAGGAATAGATTTTGCCGAACTTGATGATTATATAACTAGTAAAGCTCTTTCTGAAGGACAAAAACAAAAAATAGCACTGGCAAGGGCACTTTTAAGAAAACCGGAGGTTTTGATACTTGATGAGGCCACAAACAGTCTTGATGTTCAAAATGAAGCTCAAGTCCTCGAAAAGATTCGAGAGTTTTTAAAGGACTCGACTTTAATTATAATATCGCATCGTTTAACCGCTCTAAAAAATGCTGATAAGATATTTGTTTTAAATAAGGGGAAGATCCTTGACTCTGGCAAACATGAGGAACTCTACGAAAGATGCTCCCTGTATAGAACGCTCGTTGAGAACTCAAGAGTATCTTAGGGGATATAAATCAAAGCATGTCTTTGGGCTAGTTTTTAAAATTATGGGAGTCTAGGCATTTAACACAACAGTTTAAGTCATATTCTTGGCAATGACATATTATGTCCTAGATACGGGATTGATATCTTAGTGAAGATTGATCTATTGTTGCGATTTCATGGCTTTACTACAATCACTTTTTATGAGAGTGGTGAAAAAAGTTTTAATTAACATTTTTATGCATAAATAAACCTTAAAAACCCTAAATTTTTACATTTTTTTGATAAGGTGATGCTCATGAAATGGAAAGCTAAGGTTGTAATCCGCTTAAAAAAAGGTCTTAACGATCCTGAAGGGAGGGTTATTGGAAAGGCGCTCAAAAACTTAGGCTATAAAGTTGAAGAGCTGAAGGTTCCAAAATATTTCGAGTTCATTTTTGAAAGCGAAGCTCCAGAGAAAGATGTCGAGGAGATGTGCAAACGCCTGCTTGCAAACCCAGTTATCCACACTTATGAGTATCAAATCGAGCCTTTAGGTGAGTGAAATGCCAAAGTTCGCTGTCATAGTATTCCCAGGGACAAACTGCGATTTTGAGACTGTTGAAGCAATTAAAAAAGCTGGTGGAAAAGCGGAGAGAGTCTGGTACAAGCAAAGCCTCAAAGACTTTGATGGTGTTGTTTTGCCCGGTGGATTCAGCTATGCCGATTATCTAAGGGCCGGGGCGATAAGTGCAAGGGCAGAGGTAATGGAGGAAGTTAAAGCTCTTGCTAATGAAGGCAAACCCGTTTTAGGCATTTGCAACGGCTTTCAAATCTTAACGGAGTCAGCTCTTCTGCCGGGAGCATTGAGACCAAATAAGATTCCAAGCTTCCTATGCAAGTGGGTTTACCTTAAAGTTAGCGACACCCAAACAGCTTTTACTCAATTTTACAAAGAGGGAGAGGTCATTAGAATGCCAATAGCACATGCTGAAGGGAATTACTACTCCGAGAGCTTAGATAACATAAGAATAACCTTCCAGTACAGCGACGATAAAGGAAACACAACGGAAGATGCAAACCCCAACGGTTCTCTCTTGAACATAGCTGGAATAAGCAACGAAAAAGGAAACGTTCTTGGCATGATGCCCCACCCGGAGAGAGCGAGTGATAAGTGGCTGGGGAGCGAGGACGGGTTAAGGCTCTTCAAGAGCATGGTGGAATATGCTAAGAGGTGATCTTTAGGACTGAGTCCCTAAAACGCCTAAATTTTCCTTTACCTTCCTATTCCTAAGTCCTCAAGCGTGAGCATTTTTACAGCCTTTGTACTTTATGCAATTTTGTACACATAAGATAAATCTTTTTAAATTTGTCCGACAAATAGATAAAATGGTGAGACAAATGGCTACAACGGTTAAGGTATCTGCAAGAATACCTCCCGCTCTTGCAAAAGAAATGGAAAAACTTATTGAAGCCGGAATTTATTCTAACCCTAGTTCCCACCACCTGTGAAGTTGTATAATCTGTCCAGATTCACGGCCAGAATCGCCCCTAAAATCCTGACAGCTAACCCCCTCAAACTAACACTCCTGCTCGGCCTCAGAAGAAACTCAGAAAACTTCGAAAACAAAGTCTCAATCCTCCTGCGAAAGTCAGACAAGTACTTGTAAAACTTCTTCTCCTCCAGATTACTAACCTGATTCTCCCGCTTCACCGGCGTGTAAACAACGCCAAACTTCAGGAATTCCTCCTGAAGTTCTCTACTAACGTAACCCTTATCCAAAAACAGAAAACAGCCAGAAAACTCCTCAACAATCACCCAGAACTTTTCCCTGACAACACTCACATCATGCTTATTCGCCGGATCAACGGACAGCAAAGCCAGCAAATTTCCATCAGAGTAACAGGTCAGCTTGTACCCATAGTAAAACTTTTTTTAGAGGGAACAAACCCAACTGCGGGCTTTTCAGAGATGACTTCTGAAGAACCCTCCTTATCCTTCCTGTTTTTTCTGGCCAACTCCTTGGTCTGAATGGGCTTTGAGTCCAGTATTCTAACGTATTCTCTGGCGTGTTTTTTGAATAATTCTTCCTGCGCTAGGAGCAGGAGTTTTTCGTGCCTGTTCAAGCGTTCTGTTAGTTTGTTGTACCTGATTTTGGGGAACAGCTTCATTTCTTCGATTAGGACTCTGTAAGCGTGCTTGTAAACTCCGTTAAAGTGCAAGTGTGCTAGTATTGCGAAGGTTATTAGGTCGTAGAGGCTGATTATTTCCCTGTGAGTGTTTTTCGGGTAGTGTTTGCTGATTATCGGATAGATTTCGGATTTTATGATCAGGATTTCCTGCTGAAAGTTCATAACAACCACCAATCAACCAAAAGACTTAAGTGCTTATAACTCTAACGATCTAATGGGAACTAGGGTTATTCTAACAAAAGTGAGATCATCAAAGATGCACTCAGAGAATTCCTCCTGAAAAAGAAGTATCTCCAAGCCGATGAAAGGGAATACATCAGAAACATGCTAAAAGCTATGGAGCCAATTCTTGCAGAAGACTGGGAGAGCGAGGCTGATGCACAGTGGGACGAATACGGAGGAATTGACTATGAACCAGATAAAGCCTAAAAGAAACCTTCAACAGTGGGAAATAATCCTTCTCGAGTTTCCATTCACAAATCTTCGCAAAAAGAAGCTACGACCGGTTTTGATAGTCTCCAATAATGTTCTTAACAAAATCAGCAACAGCATTATAACTGTTCAAATAACCTCAAACCTACCAAGTGGTTTTAAAGAGTACAACGTTTTGCTCTCTGATTCCGACGTTAATAGATATGCAGGAACTCAACCACTTTACCAAAGCGTGATAAAGCCTTATGTAGTTTTCACCATTGAAAAGCAAATGGTTAAAAAGAGACTCGGCGTATTAAAACCCCATAAAATTAAGGAAGTTAAAGAAAGCATGAAAAAAGTTTTCTCAATCTCCTGATAATTTAATCCCTACTTCATTTGATGTCTTAGTAGGCTTTTTCTTTTTTCTGTGATATAATCCTTTAAATCAGAAAATTCTCGCAGAGAGTTTTTAACATTTTTATGTATAAATAAACCTTAAAAACTCCAAATTTTTACATTTTTCTGGTAATAAAGGAGGTGTCAAGATGTTTCCTCACGAAGAAAAGATCATCCGTGAAAGGCTCGGTAGAGAGCCTAATGAAGTTGAAAAATCCATGCTTGAGATAATGTGGAGCGAGCATGCATCATACAAATCAAGCAGAAAGTGGCTCAAACTTTTGCCCACTGAAAACGAGCACGTTATTTTAGGCCCGGGAGAGGATGCGGGTGTTGTAAAATTCGATGAAAACACGGCGATAGTTGTTGGAATAGAGAGCCACAATCATCCAAGCGCTGTTGAGCCTTACGGTGGAGCGGCCACAGGCGTTGGGGGGATTGTGAGGGATATTCTCTGCATGGGAGCAAGACCCATAGCTCTCCTTGACCCACTCCGTTTTGGACCCTTGGAGAAGGAACGCAACCGCTATCTGTTTGAATACGTGGTCAAGGGAATAGCCGATTACGGCAATAGAATAGGCGTTCCAACTGTTGGTGGCGAGACAGAGTTCGATGAAAGTCTTGACAGCTATACCTTAGTCAACGTTGCCTGTATTGGCATGATGCATCCCAATGAGTTAATCCACAGCTACGTTGAGGAAAGCGGCCTTTTGTTGGTTTTAGTTGGCAACAAAACAGGAAGAGATGGAATTCACGGCGTAACATTTGCGAGCGAAGAGTTAAGCGAGAATGCGGAAGAGGAAGACCGCTCAGCCGTTCAAATTCCCGACCCGTTTACAGAGAAACTCTTAATCGAGGCAACCATTGAAGCTGTGAAGAGGGGTAAAATCAAAGCTCTTAAAGATTTGGGCGGCGGAGGTTTAACCTGTGCCTCCTCGGAGATGGCCGGAAAGAAGGGGTTTGGAGCAATAATCTACGCGGACAGAGTGCCCCAAAGAGAGCCAAACATGACTCCAACGGAGGTTATGATTTCCGAGAGCCAGGAAAGAATGCTCTTCGCCGTTAGGAAAGAAGATCTGAAAGAGATAACAAAGATTTTTGAGAAGTATGAGCTTGAGTGGACTGTTGTCGGTGAGATCATAGAAGAGCCTAGGTATATCGTCTACTGGAATAGTGAAAAGGTCGCCGACCTGCCCATAGACCTCCTCACAGAAGTGCCAACGATAGAATGGGAAGCAAAGCCCTACAACATTGAGAGAGACGTCGAGACGCCGGAAATAGGACTCAAAGAGGCTTTCTTCAAAGTTCTATCAAGCCCGAACATAGTAAGCAAGGAGTGGGTCTACAGACAGTACGATCATGAGGTTCAAGGAAGGACAGTTCTAAAGCCCGGAAAGGACGCGGCGGTGCTAAAAATAAACGATGAATACGGACTGGCTTTTGTTAGCGATGGAAATCCGTCCTACAGCTACCTGAACCCATATCACGGAGCAATGGGTGCTGTTGCCGAAGTCGTTAGAAACTTAGCAAGCGTTGGAGCAAAACCCTTGGCTTTGGTAGATAACCTGAACTTTGCCTCTCCAGAGAGGCCGGAAGTTTACTGGAGCTTCATTGAGACCATTAAAGGGCTTGCCGATGCGGCGAGAGCGTTTAACCTAGCTTACGTGAGCGGGAACGTTAGCTTTTACAATGAGGTAGGAAACAGGCCTATAAAACCAACGCCAGTTGTCGCTGGTCTCGGAAAAGTGAGGCTTGAGAGCCTCATGACGATGGACTTCAAAGATGAAGGAGACCTCATAGCCGTTGTAGGGGTGACAAAGAAGGAACTTGGTGGGAGTGAACTCTACAGAGTTTTGGGATTGAAAGGAGGAATAACCCCAAGAGTTGAGCTAGAGAGAGAAAAGAAAAATGTTGAAAGCATTTTAAAGGCAATAGAGCTCGGGTTGGTGAAGGCCGTTCATGACGTAAGCAGGGGCGGCCTAGCCGTTGCACTCATAGAAATGGCCATTGCTGGAAATAAAGGATTTGAAGCAGATGTAACAAAGGTTCCGGTAGAAGGAAAACTCTCCCCTCTGGAAGTGCTCTTTTCAGAGAGTCACGGACGCTTCGTAGTGAGCTTTGAAAAGGAGAACCTTGAAAAAGTGGAAGAATTGTTCAAGGAATTTGCCGTGATAGGGGAAGTAACGGGGAGAGATATCACATTCACAAACGGAAAAGAAGAATTAATCAAACTAAACCTAAGTAAAGCCCAAAATATCTACAATTCACTTGCAAATGTCCTGGGAGAGTAAGTTCTCCCTTTTTGCACTTTTTGATAGATATAAACAATGAAAACTCATTTTTTCAATTTTAAAACGAGATTTAATAAGAAAATAACTCCCGTAACTACCTTGTACTGAAGAATTAGGTGTTTAAACAAAAATAACCATCTTCATTTCGACACTGTCAGGATAAGCAGTGGGACGTTAGGTTTAAGTTTCTGATACCTCTTCAGAAAAGGGGAGAGAAATGAGGACTGAAACCATTATTTACTTACTGGTTTCAGTCTTAAAAACCTTTCGCCGGAACAAAATCCCAGCAAAAAAGAAAACCAGGGCAATAAACCTGTACCTGCACGGACTAAGTTACAGACAGGTAGGAACAATCCTCGAAATCAGCCACACAACAGTCTGGGAAACAGTCCAAAAATTCGCGAAAGCAGTTTACCAGCCGAAAATCCTCGCAGTCAAAAAACAGAGAAACTTCATCGCAATTGACGAGACAGTGATAAAGATCAACGGCCAGAAGAGATTTCTCTGGGCTGCAATCGACGTTGAGAGCAAAGAAATCCTAGCAGTATGGATTACAAGCGTTAGGAACTGGTGGATTGCCAGGGACTTCATTCTAGTTGTTTTGAAATCCTGCGAGGGACAGCCAATTTTCCTGGTTGACAAAGGGCCGTGGTATAAATCAGCGTTTAAATCTCTCGGGCTGGATTATCTGCATGTGACTTTCGGGCCGAGGAACTGTGTTGAGCGCTGGTTTAGGACTGTTAAAGAGAGAACAAAGCGTTTCTGGAATAACTTCAGGGCTAGAGACTGGAGGAGGGTTCACAGGTTTGTTTTTCTGTTTTCATTCTGGTATAATTTTGTTAGAATTCATTCTCGGTTTGGTGGACCGCCTGGTGATGTGACTGAATGGCTTCAGGAGGTGATACCCCAGTTATCCTGACAGTATCCTTCATTTCCAACAAAAGGCTTAAAAGATACTTACCGAACAATTGTTCGGGTAATCAAATGAGAAGGCTGGGGATAATTGGAGAGGGAATAGCAGGATTAACTGCTGCAATTTCATTGGCTAAAAAGGGTTTTGAAGTAGTTATCATTGGAGAAGGGATAAAGGAAACAAATTCATATCTTGCTCAGGCAGGAATAGCCTTTCCCATTCTGGAGGGAGACTCCATCAGATCCCACGTTGTAGATACCGTCAAAGCCGGACGTTATTTAAATAACGAAGAAGCTGTATGGAGTGTGATTTCAAAATCTACTGAGGCTTATGATTTTTTACTTTCTCTCGGTTTAAGCTTTGAAGACAATGAAATCGAAGGGGGACACTCCTTTCCAAGGGTATTCACAATCAAAAATGAAACTGGAAAGCATGTGACAAAGCTCCTTTATTTAAGGGCTAAAGAGTTCGGTGTCCACTTCATAAAGGGTTTTGCATCTTCGCTGGCAATAAAAGACGAAAAATGCTATGGTGTTTTCCTCAATGGAGAGCTCCTAAAGTTTGATGCCATAATATTGGCTACTGGAGGATACACAGCATTATATAAATTTACAGCAGGCTCCCCATTAAACCTAGGGATTCTAACAGGAGACGCCCTAATGAAAAGTGCCTTAACAAGTAATTTAGAGTTCGTACAGTTTCATCCCACAGGTTTCATCGGAAAAGAGGTTAAACTTATAAGTGAAGCTGTACGGGGAGCGGGGGCTAAGCTAATCAACGAGGAGGGAGAAAGGTTTGTTAATGAACTTGAACCAAGAGATGTCGTTGCGAGGGCGATCTACAAACAGATGCAGGGAGGAAAAAGAGTTTATCTGGACGCAACAGGAGTTAAAGGGTTCAAAGAAAAGTTCCCCCAGATTTATTCGTTCCTGATCAAAGAGAAAATCAACCCTGAAAAAGATCTAATTCCAGTAACTCCAATTGCCCATTATTCTATAGGAGGTTTGAAAGTTGACCTCTATTACCGAACAAGCATCAAAAATCTCTATGCAATTGGAGAAGCAGCGGATAATGGGTTCCATGGAGCAAACAGGTTGGCAAGCAATTCCCTCCTAGAATGCGTGGTAAGCGGTTTAGAAGTTGCTAGAACGATAATGAGAGACAATCCTAAAGTCGAACATCCCAATGACGTTAGAGACACTACCCAAGAATTGGGCGATATAGATAGTGTTAGAGAAATTCTCTGGAAATATGCTGGAATAGTAAGGAATGAGAATGGCCTTAAAAAAGGGTTAAAAAAGCTAATGGGTGTCGAGGTGGATGCGAGAATCAAGCTCCTGGCAAGAGGTATTTTAGAATGTGCCTTAAAAAGGAGAGAGAGTAGAGGGGCTCACTATAGGGAGGATTATCCTTTCATGAAAGAGGAATTTGAAAGACCCAGCATTTTTCGAGGGGGTATATGTCATGAATCTGGTTGAGGAGATTATCAAGATTAAGGAAGAGAAAAACGCGATAATTTTAGCCCACAACTACCAGCTTCCTGAAGTTCAGGACATAGCCGACTTTCTCGGGGACAGCCTTGAGCTGGCGAGGAAAGCGGTGAACGTTGACGCCGACGTGATAGTCTTCGCGGGCGTCGACTTTATGGCCGAGACAGCCAAAATCCTGAATCCCACAAAGAAAGTGCTTCTCCCGACAAAGAGGGCCACGTGTGCGATGGCCAACATGCTGAAGGTTGAGCACATCCTTGAGGCCAAAAAGCGGTATCCCGACGCTCCCGTTGTCCTCTATGTAAACACGACCGCCGAGACCAAGGCCTACGCCGATGTCACCGTTACATCAGCAAATGCCACAAAAATCGTGGAGAAGCTCGATGCCGATACGGTAATCTTCGGGCCCGATAACAATTTAGCGTATTATGTGGCAAAGCGAACTGGAAAGAGAATCATCCCAATCCCTGAAGGCGGGCACTGCTACGTCCACAGGAAGTTCACCCTTGAAGACGTTGAGCGTGCAAGAGAGGAGCACCCAGAGGCAAAGCTTATGGTTCACCCCGAATGCAGTCCAGAGGTGCAAGCGAGGGCGGATTTAATAGTCTCGACCGGTGGGATGGTTAGAAATGCCTGCCAGCATGACGAGTGGGTCGTCTTTACGGAGAAGGAGATGTGCTACCGTCTGCAGAAGCTCTATCCCGATAAGAAGTTCTACCCCGCTAGTGAGGATGCCTTCTGCATTGGAATGAAGTCAATCACGCTCAAGCACATCTACGAATCCCTGAGGGATGAAAAATACGAGATTGAGGTGCCCAAAGAGATTGCTGAAAAAGCCAGGAGGGCAATAGAAAGGATGCTGGAGATGAGCGGGTAGTTAAGTATGAGGGAAACTTTTCCATTTTCTTTACCTTTACACTCAACAAGGTGGTGATGATATGGTTTCCGTTAACTATCTCCTGCGCTTCGTTGAGGAGGACGCGCCCTTCGGCGACGTCACGAGCGAGGCAGTCATACCGGAGGATCTGGAAGCTGAGGCCGTGATCATAGCAAAGCAGGATGGGGTTATCGCCGGTCTGGAGGAGGCTAAAGCCCTCTTCGAGCACTTCGATGTTAAAGTAGAACTCAAAGCAGAGGATGGCGATGAGGTGAAGAGGGGCGATGTTATCGTTAAACTTAGGGGAAATGCGAGGAAAATCCTCCTCGTGGAGCGCACTGCCTTAAACGTCATGGGCAGGATGAGCGGCATAGCCACGGAAGTGAGAAAGCTCGTGGAGAGGGTCAAGGCCGTGAACCCGAAGGTCAGGGTCGCCGGAACGAGGAAAACCCTGCTGAAGCCGATAGACAAGAGGGCCATCCTCATCGGTGGGGGAGAACCACACCGCTTCTCCCTGAGCGATGCGATACTCATAAAGGACAACCATTTAGCGTTGGTTCCGCTTGAGGAGGCAATAAGAAGGGCAAAGACATTTTCCATTTATAAGGTAGTTGAGGTCGAGGTTGAAACCTTGGAGGACGCGCTGAAGGCTGCTAAAGCCGGGGCCGACGTAATAATGCTCGACAACATGACACCGGAACAGATTGAGGATGTCCTTGAGGCTTTAAAGCATGAGGGGCTCAGGGAGAAGGTTAAGATTGAGGTAAGCGGCGGGATAACGCCCGAGAACATCGAGGAGTACGCGGGGCTCGACATCGATGTTATAAGCCTCGGAGCTTTAACGCACAGTGTGAAGAACTTTGACGTGAGCTTGGAGATTATTAAGGGTTGATTATTTCTTGAATGTTCCATTTTTGGAACAAAATTTTTTAAATTTGGAACATTAATCAGACTATTGATGAGTTATGAACGATGAGCACTTCATGAGGTTAGCTTTGAAGCTGTCCAAAAAAGGAGAGGGAAGGGCAAATCCAAATCCGATGGTTGGAGCAGTTATTGTAAAAGAGGATAAGATCATAGGAAAGGGCTATCATAAACGTTTTGGGGATAGGCATGCAGAAGTTAACGCTATAGAAGACGCAAAGAGCAAAGGCTACTCCCTCGAAGGAGCAACAATGTATGTCACTTTAGAGCCCTGTTCCCATTGGGGTAATCAGCCTCCCTGTGTTGATAGAATAATAAAGGAAGGCTTCTCAAGAGTTGTAATAGCAATGGGAGACCCCAATCCATTGGTTAATGGAAAAGGCGTTGAAAAACTCAAAAAAGCAGGCATTAAGGTTAAAGTTGGTGTTCTTGAAGAAGAGGCAAGAAAGTTGAACGAAGTGTTTCTAAAGTACATAACCACAAAAACGCCCTTTGTGGCCATAAAGCTTGCTTTAACCTTAGACGGTTTTATAGCAACAAATAGCTTCTCCTCAAAATGGATTACTGGCGAAAAAGCAAGGGAGAAAGTTCAGGAGCTCAGGAAAAAGTACATGGCAGTAATGGTTGGAGCTAATACGATTCTTAAAGACGATCCAAAACTAACTTGCAGAATAGAAGGATGCGCTGAGAAGGTGAAAGTAATCCTCGATAGGCATGGATTAACTGCTAATGGAAATTTTAGAGCTTTTGAGAAAGGAAGAGTAATAATCTTTACTGAGAGCAAAAAAGAATGGAAAAACGCTGAAGTAATTAGAGAAACAAAGCCAGAGAGAATTCTTAAAATTTTGGGCGAAAAAGGAATAGACAGCGTTTTAATTGAGGGAGGGAGAATAGCATGC
Protein-coding regions in this window:
- the purQ gene encoding phosphoribosylformylglycinamidine synthase I codes for the protein MPKFAVIVFPGTNCDFETVEAIKKAGGKAERVWYKQSLKDFDGVVLPGGFSYADYLRAGAISARAEVMEEVKALANEGKPVLGICNGFQILTESALLPGALRPNKIPSFLCKWVYLKVSDTQTAFTQFYKEGEVIRMPIAHAEGNYYSESLDNIRITFQYSDDKGNTTEDANPNGSLLNIAGISNEKGNVLGMMPHPERASDKWLGSEDGLRLFKSMVEYAKR
- a CDS encoding type II toxin-antitoxin system PemK/MazF family toxin, with translation MNQIKPKRNLQQWEIILLEFPFTNLRKKKLRPVLIVSNNVLNKISNSIITVQITSNLPSGFKEYNVLLSDSDVNRYAGTQPLYQSVIKPYVVFTIEKQMVKKRLGVLKPHKIKEVKESMKKVFSIS
- the purS gene encoding phosphoribosylformylglycinamidine synthase subunit PurS, with translation MKWKAKVVIRLKKGLNDPEGRVIGKALKNLGYKVEELKVPKYFEFIFESEAPEKDVEEMCKRLLANPVIHTYEYQIEPLGE
- a CDS encoding ribbon-helix-helix domain-containing protein codes for the protein MATTVKVSARIPPALAKEMEKLIEAGIYSNPSSHHL
- the purL gene encoding phosphoribosylformylglycinamidine synthase subunit PurL, producing the protein MFPHEEKIIRERLGREPNEVEKSMLEIMWSEHASYKSSRKWLKLLPTENEHVILGPGEDAGVVKFDENTAIVVGIESHNHPSAVEPYGGAATGVGGIVRDILCMGARPIALLDPLRFGPLEKERNRYLFEYVVKGIADYGNRIGVPTVGGETEFDESLDSYTLVNVACIGMMHPNELIHSYVEESGLLLVLVGNKTGRDGIHGVTFASEELSENAEEEDRSAVQIPDPFTEKLLIEATIEAVKRGKIKALKDLGGGGLTCASSEMAGKKGFGAIIYADRVPQREPNMTPTEVMISESQERMLFAVRKEDLKEITKIFEKYELEWTVVGEIIEEPRYIVYWNSEKVADLPIDLLTEVPTIEWEAKPYNIERDVETPEIGLKEAFFKVLSSPNIVSKEWVYRQYDHEVQGRTVLKPGKDAAVLKINDEYGLAFVSDGNPSYSYLNPYHGAMGAVAEVVRNLASVGAKPLALVDNLNFASPERPEVYWSFIETIKGLADAARAFNLAYVSGNVSFYNEVGNRPIKPTPVVAGLGKVRLESLMTMDFKDEGDLIAVVGVTKKELGGSELYRVLGLKGGITPRVELEREKKNVESILKAIELGLVKAVHDVSRGGLAVALIEMAIAGNKGFEADVTKVPVEGKLSPLEVLFSESHGRFVVSFEKENLEKVEELFKEFAVIGEVTGRDITFTNGKEELIKLNLSKAQNIYNSLANVLGE
- a CDS encoding ABC transporter ATP-binding protein; the encoded protein is MSVNIRDVLEESIKVSKNLKGDIVITIILFLILSIFGYAQAMLMKNFIDSLVSLQEFSTISKIGLALLVLTFLSYLGSFYGEFMLQRLGIKALKIFSQDLVFSIHRAKLGKISSGDVIARFVSDLPELSLGLAGLIPGLSVQLINIAVATFTLYSLSPTMLLVAVLIIPINYAIYKKASGKSIEYSKRERESLSKVVAVTKTSIDNLFFIKRLDKYEYFEERFSMSLSEWLKNMTRFLRVRIFFQKSYYYTSSIARLIMLLVGGWLATKGLASVGAIVAFTNYLPQFYEPLTNLANSFTYLNALIPYVERYKEIVNIEKEDLDKGHELKSVKSIECKNVSVGILSNVTLELKKNETIGIVGPIGSGKTTLALTLIRLREPETGHILINGKDYRVYSLRSLRKRIYYLPSKDWIFDGTLKENLMLDEVYQEDEVIHVLKIVGIDFAELDDYITSKALSEGQKQKIALARALLRKPEVLILDEATNSLDVQNEAQVLEKIREFLKDSTLIIISHRLTALKNADKIFVLNKGKILDSGKHEELYERCSLYRTLVENSRVS
- a CDS encoding IS982 family transposase (programmed frameshift); amino-acid sequence: MVVMNFQQEILIIKSEIYPIISKHYPKNTHREIISLYDLITFAILAHLHFNGVYKHAYRVLIEEMKLFPKIRYNKLTERLNRHEKLLLLAQEELFKKHAREYVRILDSKPIQTKELARKNRKDKEGSSEVISEKPAVGFVPSKKKFYYGYKLTCYSDGNLLALLSVDPANKHDVSVVREKFWVIVEEFSGCFLFLDKGYVSRELQEEFLKFGVVYTPVKRENQVSNLEEKKFYKYLSDFRRRIETLFSKFSEFLLRPSRSVSLRGLAVRILGAILAVNLDRLYNFTGGGN
- a CDS encoding L-aspartate oxidase; amino-acid sequence: MRRLGIIGEGIAGLTAAISLAKKGFEVVIIGEGIKETNSYLAQAGIAFPILEGDSIRSHVVDTVKAGRYLNNEEAVWSVISKSTEAYDFLLSLGLSFEDNEIEGGHSFPRVFTIKNETGKHVTKLLYLRAKEFGVHFIKGFASSLAIKDEKCYGVFLNGELLKFDAIILATGGYTALYKFTAGSPLNLGILTGDALMKSALTSNLEFVQFHPTGFIGKEVKLISEAVRGAGAKLINEEGERFVNELEPRDVVARAIYKQMQGGKRVYLDATGVKGFKEKFPQIYSFLIKEKINPEKDLIPVTPIAHYSIGGLKVDLYYRTSIKNLYAIGEAADNGFHGANRLASNSLLECVVSGLEVARTIMRDNPKVEHPNDVRDTTQELGDIDSVREILWKYAGIVRNENGLKKGLKKLMGVEVDARIKLLARGILECALKRRESRGAHYREDYPFMKEEFERPSIFRGGICHESG
- a CDS encoding IS6-like element ISPfu5 family transposase codes for the protein MRTETIIYLLVSVLKTFRRNKIPAKKKTRAINLYLHGLSYRQVGTILEISHTTVWETVQKFAKAVYQPKILAVKKQRNFIAIDETVIKINGQKRFLWAAIDVESKEILAVWITSVRNWWIARDFILVVLKSCEGQPIFLVDKGPWYKSAFKSLGLDYLHVTFGPRNCVERWFRTVKERTKRFWNNFRARDWRRVHRFVFLFSFWYNFVRIHSRFGGPPGDVTEWLQEVIPQLS